Within the Methanofollis sp. genome, the region AATACATTCTCACCGGGACGCTGCTAAGTTACAGCGTTGCAATACTTGTCGGGACGGGTGTTGTATATCTGTTAAACCTCGCCTGATCCCTTTTTATCTGCCTCTCTGTGACGTCCGACCTGGTTACTGCCGCCTCGTCTTTTCCTGATCCTCTACCTCACCATATCCGGCGTCCGACCGTGCCCGGGTCACCTCGGTGTCGTCGGCGAGATGGCGCCGCAGTCGTCGGGACAATGCCGGGTGGTCGGCCCGACAATGGTTTTGCAGTGTGGGCACTGAACGGGAACCATACTCTCGTCGGGAGTGAGGAGGCCGTCTGCCTGCTTCGGATTTTGAAAGAGATTCTGAGATGGTCTTGCATGCACCTTATTGCACAGTCACATAGGACGCGAACGACTGCGGCTCGGGCACCGGGAGGCCGTCTTCGATAGTCCCCTGACATGCGTCTCGATGACGACCTGCATCTTCTCCTCCGCCTCCTCCCGCGTCTTCCCTGTCGCCACGCACCCCGGCAGGTCGGGAGAATATGCCGAATAGTTCCCTTCCGTCTTTTCGATAACGATGAGATATCGATACATTCTCATCACCTCTTTCATCCTGCCTGT harbors:
- a CDS encoding type II toxin-antitoxin system HicB family antitoxin; protein product: MYRYLIVIEKTEGNYSAYSPDLPGCVATGKTREEAEEKMQVVIETHVRGLSKTASRCPSRSRSRPM